Proteins encoded together in one Nyctibius grandis isolate bNycGra1 chromosome 1, bNycGra1.pri, whole genome shotgun sequence window:
- the LOC137665585 gene encoding epoxide hydrolase 1-like: MWQEILPNAWESILSRIRSFEYSQKNAVLVSATALGVGGILIYWLRSRHKIKTIEMGDGWWGSGERPLKGQEDESIRPFKIETSDKVIEDLHHRLDQARYTPPLEGAAFHYGFNSSYLRKVVAYWRNQFDWRKQVEVLNKYPHFQTTIEGIDIHFIHVKPSYVPHGRAVQPLLMVHGWPGSFYEFYKIIPLLTEPARHGLNEGDLVFEVICPSIPGYGFSEAPHQKGFDTIATARIFHKLMNRLGFKEYYLQGGDWGSRITTNMAQMLPQSVKGLHLNLVFIGRQGLRRILTVILGAYVPWLVGLTREDVQRTYPFIQKNIYELLRETGYLHIQATKPDTAGCGLNDSPVGLAAYILEKFSTWTDKSFLHKDDGGLESKYSLDELLTNVMIYWVTSSIVSSMRFYKENISKDPGLTADARVGVYLPTGIAAFPQELAHTPHAWAKEIFKNIITYSYMPRGGHFAAFEEPKLLAQDIMHFVRKVEQL; encoded by the exons ATGTGGCAGGAGATCCTTCCAAATGCCTG GGAGAGCATCTTGTCCCGGATCAG GTCTTTTGAATACTCTCAGAAGAATGCAGTCCTAGTCTCTGCGACTGCCCTGGGGGTTGGAGGGATACTGATTTACTGGCTGAGGTCTAGACACAAGATCAAGACTATTGAAATGGGTGATGGATGGTGGGGCTCAGGTGAAAGACCTCTAAAAGGACAAGAAGATGAAAGTATCCGTCCCTTCAAGATTGAAACGTCTGACAAAGTAATCGAG GACCTGCACCACCGCCTGGACCAGGCCCGCTACACACCGCCACTGGAAGGGGCCGCCTTCCACTACGGCTTCAACTCCAGCTACCTGCGGAAGGTGGTGGCCTACTGGAGGAACCAGTTTGACTGGCGCAAGCAAGTGGAAGTCCTGAACAAATACCCCCATTTCCAAACCACCATTGAAG GGATTGATATCCATTTTATCCATGTGAAGCCTTCCTACGTCCCTCATGGTCGAGCTGTTCAACCTCTGCTGATGGTCCACGGCTGGCCCGGCTCCTTCTATGAGTTCTACAAGATCATCCCTCTGCTCACGGAGCCGGCCAGGCATGGCCTGAATGAGGGTGATTTGGTGTTTGAGGTCATCTGCCCATCCATCCCAGGCTATGGCTTCTCGGAGGCACCACACCAGAAAG GCTTTGACACCATAGCAACTGCTCGGATATTTCATAAGCTGATGAACAGATTGGGCTTCAAGGAATACTACCTACAAGGAGGAGACTGGGGATCTCGTATTACCACAAACATGGCCCAGATGCTGCCGCA ATCTGTGAAAGGGCTTCATCTGAATCTCGTCTTCATCGGCAGACAAGGTTTGAGAAGGATTCTTACTGTGATACTTGGGGCTTATGTACCATGGCTCGTAGGCCTCACTAGGGAAGATGTTCAACGTACGTACCCTTTCATCCAGAAGAATATATATGAACTTCTGCGAGAGACTGGATACTTACACATCCAAGCCACCAAACCAGACACTGCAG GTTGTGGACTGAATGACTCCCCTGTGGGGCTTGCTGCATATATTTTGGAGAAATTCTCTACCTGGACAGATAAATCATTTCTGCATAAAGATGATGGAGGCTTGGAAAG CAAATACTCTCTTGATGAGCTTTTGACCAATGTGATGATTTATTGGGTGACATCCTCCATTGTGTCCTCAATGCGATTCTACAAGGAGAACATCTCCAAGGACCCTGGTCTAACTGCTGATGCCAG GGTTGGCGTATACCTTCCCACAGGGATTGCAGCTTTTCCTCAGGAGCTGGCACATACACCACATGCCTGGGCAAAGGAGATCTTCAAGAACATCATCACCTACTCTTACATGCCACGTGGAGGgcattttgctgcctttgaGGAACCAAAGCTTCTGGCACAAGACATCATGCACTTTGTCAGAAAGGTGGAACAGCTGTGA
- the LOC137668698 gene encoding LOW QUALITY PROTEIN: MAD2L1-binding protein-like (The sequence of the model RefSeq protein was modified relative to this genomic sequence to represent the inferred CDS: inserted 1 base in 1 codon), producing MTPRGGGRLNPARSPVXKMAALGVSAAPAFAPARATSPTSPLLTPAEAPPALGRGGGMRPWQSGPAAASSSVSVVFPGAVSRESCCRFACELLKHVLHQRHQLPLPYEQLAYFCRRAARDGDVIKKAPSMDLASKKCQQVLLELEGVLQHLEVMFSLTAVPRVLILLGGNVVSPREVYELNLEGICEGSAEESLKTAPCVRKLFHSLFVADVFSDLKVLPVTGTVVMLQGHRDCGVDWFRPKLNYKAPTRGRKLTVNLSCDGDISLSASPPLHVTSPWEDYVWFQAPVTLKGFRE from the exons ATGacgccccgcggcggcggccgtTTAAATCCCGCCCGGTCGCCAG AGAAAATGGCGGCTCTCGGTGTGTCGGCTGCTCCCGCTTTCGCTCCCGCCCGAGCGACCTCTCCTACGTCCCCGCTCCTCACCCCTGCTGAGGCACCGCCGGCCCTGGGTCGTGGTGGCGGGATGAGGCCCTGGCAGagcgggccggcggcggccaGCTCTTCGGTGTCCGTGGTGTTCCCGGGCGCCGTGAGCCGGGAGAGCTGCTGCCGCTTCGCCTGCGAGCTCCTCAAGCACGTCCTGCACCAGCGGCACCAGCTCCCGCTCCCCTACGAGCAGCTCGCCTACTTCTGCCGGCGGGCAGCGCGG gatgGAGATGTGATTAAGAAGGCTCCCTCCATGGACCTGGCAAGCAAGAAGTGCcagcaggtgctgctggagctggagggagTGCTGCAGCACTTGGAAGTAATGTTTAGTTTGACAGCGGTACCCCGGGTTCTTATTCTACTGGGAGGCAATGTCGTGAGCCCCAGGGAGGTCTATGAGCTCAACTTGGAGGGTATCTGTGAGGGCAGTGCCGAGGAGAGCCTGAAAACTGCACCCTGCGTTCGCAAGCTCTTCCACTCGCTCTTTGTTGCGGATGTCTTCAGCGACCTTAAGGTTCTCCCTGTCACGGGCACTGTTGTTATGCTCCAGGGACACCGCGACTGTGGTGTTGATTGGTTCCGGCCCAAGCTCAACTATAAAGCGCCGACCCGAGGGAGGAAACTAACTGTCAACTTGTCCTGTGACGGAGACATCAGCCTCAGTGCCTCGCCTCCTCTGCATGTGACTTCTCCTTGGGAGGACTACGTATGGTTTCAAGCACCCGTGACGCTCAAAGGCTTTCGTGAATGA
- the LOC137668878 gene encoding LOW QUALITY PROTEIN: MAD2L1-binding protein-like (The sequence of the model RefSeq protein was modified relative to this genomic sequence to represent the inferred CDS: inserted 1 base in 1 codon), whose product MTPRGGGRLNPARSPVXKMAALGVSAAPAFAPARATSPTSPLLTPAEAPPALGDGGMRPWQSGPAAASSSVSVVFPGAVSRESCCRFACELLKHVLHQRHQLPLPYEQLAYFCRRAARDGDVIKKAPSMDLASKKCQQVLLELEGVLQHLEVMFSLTAVPRVLILLGGNVVSPREVYELNLEGICEGSAEESLKTAPCVRKLFHSLFVADVFSDLKVLPVTGTVVMLQGHRDCGVDWFRPKLNYKAPTRGRKLTVNLSCDGDISLSASPPLHVTSPWEDYVWFQAPVTLKGFRE is encoded by the exons ATGacgccccgcggcggcggccgtTTAAATCCCGCCCGGTCGCCAG AGAAAATGGCGGCTCTCGGTGTGTCGGCTGCTCCCGCTTTCGCTCCCGCCCGAGCGACCTCTCCTACGTCCCCGCTCCTCACCCCCGCTGAGGCACCGCCGGCCCTGGGTGATGGCGGGATGAGGCCCTGGCAGagcgggccggcggcggccaGCTCTTCGGTGTCCGTGGTGTTCCCGGGCGCCGTGAGCCGGGAGAGCTGCTGCCGCTTCGCCTGCGAGCTCCTCAAGCACGTCCTGCACCAGCGGCACCAGCTCCCGCTCCCCTACGAGCAGCTCGCCTACTTCTGCCGGCGGGCAGCGCGG gatgGAGATGTGATTAAGAAGGCTCCCTCCATGGACCTGGCAAGCAAGAAGTGCcagcaggtgctgctggagctggagggagTGCTGCAGCACTTGGAAGTAATGTTTAGTTTGACAGCGGTACCCCGGGTTCTTATTCTACTGGGAGGCAATGTCGTGAGCCCCAGGGAGGTCTATGAGCTCAACTTGGAGGGTATCTGTGAGGGCAGTGCCGAGGAGAGCCTGAAAACTGCACCCTGCGTTCGCAAGCTCTTCCACTCGCTCTTTGTTGCGGATGTCTTCAGCGACCTTAAGGTTCTCCCTGTCACGGGCACTGTTGTTATGCTCCAGGGACACCGCGACTGTGGTGTTGATTGGTTCCGGCCCAAGCTCAACTATAAAGCGCCGACCCGAGGGAGGAAACTAACTGTCAACTTGTCCTGTGACGGAGACATCAGCCTCAGTGCCTCGCCTCCTCTGCATGTGACTTCTCCTTGGGAGGACTACGTATGGTTTCAAGCACCCGTGACGCTCAAAGGCTTTCGTGAATGA